A section of the Leptidea sinapis chromosome 26, ilLepSina1.1, whole genome shotgun sequence genome encodes:
- the LOC126972389 gene encoding facilitated trehalose transporter Tret1 — protein MADRNYVYDPVDNGEPVHQQTFRMEAGQLWRQYVIAGVANILIASLGYSMGWTAPINSKLNNTAESPLEVPPTADQLAWMGSLLTVGAIFGPFVGGLAASTIGRKWGLLSSTIPLFAGWVLIAIGTSMGLLIAGRILWGVSVGMVFTISPMYCAEIATDDSRGALGSFLQLFITLGFLLVYGIGPFISYSAVAYVGVAFVAVFAILFFFMPESPTYHLLKGDRAAAADCLATIRGRSRAGVEAELSLMESEVKASMAKTATIADVFRGSNFKAFYISCALVFFQQFSGINAVLFYMTDIFDASGSSIESSIATIIIGAVQVLASCITPFVVDRLGRRILLLISCCGTAIGLGLLGMFFLLQDQKSPIVDSISFIPILSLVLFIVTYCWGLGPLPWAVMSELFPIEVKAAASPIATAFCWVMSFLVTRYFPTISNAVGMFVGFWIFGVCCVVAFFFTLFMVPETKGKSFQEIQEMLGGGKPKMGKA, from the exons CGAATATACTGATCGCGTCGCTGGGGTACAGCATGGGTTGGACAGCTCCCATCAACTCTAAGCTCAACAACACGGCCGAATCCCCTCTCGAAGTACCACCCACGGCTGACCAGCTCGCGTGGATGGGCTCACTTCTAACCGTTGGCGCTATATTCG GTCCCTTCGTAGGCGGTTTAGCAGCATCAACAATTGGCAGAAAATGGGGTCTGTTGTCTTCAACAATACCTCTGTTCGCTGGTTGGGTCCTCATTGCCATTGGCACCAGCATGGGACTCCTGATCGCCGGCAGAATACTTTGGGGTGTTTCCGTTGGAATGGTGTTCACAATATCACCGATGTATTGCGCGGAAATTGCAACG GATGACAGCAGAGGAGCTTTAGGTTCCTTCCTGCAGCTCTTCATAACCCTGGGGTTCTTGCTTGTGTACGGCATCGGTCCCTTCATCTCCTACTCAGCTGTTGCATATGTTGGAGTAGCATTTGTTGCCGTATTCGCGATCCTGTTCTTCTTCATGCCggaatcaccaacatatcatctTCTGAagg GTGACAGAGCTGCCGCTGCTGATTGTTTGGCCACAATCCGGGGCCGGTCTCGAGCTGGCGTAGAAGCTGAACTGAGCCTGATGGAATCAGAGGTCAAAGCTTCCATGGCGAAGACTGCCACG atcGCCGACGTGTTTCGTGGCAGTAATTTCAAAGCGTTCTACATATCTTGCGCGCTTGTCTTCTTCCAACAGTTCAGTGGTATCAACGCTGTACTCTTCTACATGACTGATATCTTCGACGCCTCTGGATCAAGCATTGAGTCTTCTATCGCTACTATCATTATTGGTGCTGTACAG GTCCTCGCGTCTTGTATCACACCATTCGTTGTGGACAGACTAGGAAGACGGATTCTGCTTCTTATTTCATGTTGCGGTACTGCTATTGGACTT GGTCTTCTTGGAATGTTCTTCCTACTGCAAGATCAAAAGAGTCCTATAGTTGACTCCATCAGCTTCATACCAATTCTATCCTTGGTGCTCTTCATCGTAACGTACTGCTGGGGTCTGGGGCCACTCCCATGGGCGGTCATGAGCGAACTATTTCCCATCGAGGTGAAAGCCGCCGCTTCACCCATTGCCACTGCTTTTTGCTGGGTCATGTCCTTCCTAGTGACTCG CTATTTCCCTACGATATCGAATGCGGTGGGAATGTTCGTCGGATTCTGGATCTTCGGCGTATGTTGCGTGGTGGCGTTCTTCTTCACACTCTTCATGGTTCCCGAAACCAAGGGGAAGAGCTTCCAGGAGATTCAAGAGATGCTTGGAGGGGG